A window of Eubacteriaceae bacterium ES3 contains these coding sequences:
- a CDS encoding flavodoxin family protein → MEDTAIIYSTKTGKSKKIARQIGEALNIVPTDIKECPVYSGMDLLFVVSGIYGGKSAPELLDYLRKLDMSMFKRAAILTSCASGKKGQDEVRELLSAKGITVIDEFICRGNFLFVSIGHPNKADLDAAVQFSRDIHQI, encoded by the coding sequence ATGGAGGATACCGCAATTATTTACAGTACGAAAACGGGTAAATCGAAAAAAATAGCTCGGCAGATAGGCGAAGCATTGAATATTGTACCGACGGATATTAAAGAGTGTCCGGTTTACAGTGGAATGGACCTATTGTTTGTTGTCAGTGGGATCTATGGTGGCAAGTCAGCGCCTGAACTTCTTGATTATCTGAGAAAACTGGATATGTCCATGTTTAAAAGAGCCGCAATTCTTACCAGTTGTGCTTCAGGTAAAAAGGGACAGGACGAGGTGAGAGAACTGCTTTCAGCAAAGGGTATTACAGTGATAGATGAATTTATCTGCAGAGGAAACTTTTTGTTTGTATCCATTGGTCATCCCAATAAGGCAGATTTGGATGCAGCGGTGCAGTTTTCCCGCGATATACATCAAATATAA
- a CDS encoding EAL domain-containing protein, giving the protein MNQPQCRTETIQLEKMLNNDCLRAFFQPIMSVTGKKILGIEGLIRGFDPLKETLISPLYLFSAAHTQEILIDLDRACRESILSAFVSYHEIDPDLLLFLNIDTAIIDSVSGSDFLDEQVNRYGICPQNIVIEINESKSKDIASLNRFVKIYKSRGYLIALDDVGAGFSNMDRIAEIKPDIIKIDRSIIMSIDEIYHKQEIFKSLVNLSNKIGALIVAEGVETRGEAISVLKLGAQVIQGFYFAKPSEYFTLKAELITKAAEALEDFKAALMDELVIYNEKRLFYTRTVNSLVKALIVADSQKAFDGLLIKALAGIDAIDCAYVLDQEGIQCSETINAKKGYVGEKRVFHSANTGVDHSIKKFYFNLIKHRQDTYISEPYVSMATGHLCITYSRVFNLTNGKYVLCVDFLDGIEVDERKE; this is encoded by the coding sequence ATGAATCAACCTCAGTGTCGGACAGAAACCATTCAACTTGAAAAAATGCTTAATAATGATTGTCTTCGGGCTTTTTTCCAACCGATTATGTCAGTGACTGGTAAAAAAATTCTCGGTATCGAAGGCCTGATCAGAGGCTTTGATCCTTTAAAAGAGACCTTGATATCCCCCCTTTATCTTTTTTCAGCTGCGCATACCCAGGAGATTTTAATTGATCTGGATCGGGCCTGCAGAGAATCAATCCTTTCGGCGTTTGTTTCATATCATGAAATTGATCCGGACCTGCTTTTGTTTCTCAATATAGACACAGCTATTATAGATTCAGTTTCTGGTTCAGATTTTCTCGATGAACAGGTTAATCGTTACGGGATTTGCCCGCAGAATATTGTTATTGAAATTAATGAATCCAAGTCTAAAGATATTGCTAGCTTGAATCGGTTCGTCAAAATATATAAATCCCGGGGTTATCTGATTGCCCTCGATGACGTGGGTGCCGGATTTTCCAATATGGATCGGATCGCTGAAATAAAGCCGGACATTATTAAGATCGATCGTTCGATTATCATGTCAATCGACGAGATATATCATAAACAGGAGATCTTTAAATCACTGGTTAATCTTTCAAATAAAATCGGTGCGCTGATTGTGGCCGAAGGGGTTGAAACCCGAGGAGAAGCTATTTCGGTTTTAAAACTGGGCGCGCAAGTGATACAGGGCTTTTATTTTGCCAAACCCAGTGAGTATTTTACGTTAAAGGCTGAACTGATTACCAAGGCAGCAGAAGCATTGGAAGATTTCAAGGCTGCTCTGATGGATGAGCTAGTGATATACAATGAAAAACGATTGTTTTATACTCGTACGGTGAACAGCCTGGTTAAGGCATTGATTGTAGCGGATTCGCAAAAGGCCTTTGACGGCCTGCTGATTAAGGCACTGGCAGGTATTGACGCCATCGATTGTGCTTATGTCCTGGATCAGGAAGGGATTCAATGCAGTGAGACGATCAATGCAAAAAAAGGCTATGTGGGGGAAAAGCGGGTTTTTCATTCGGCGAATACAGGCGTGGACCATTCGATTAAAAAGTTTTACTTTAACCTGATAAAACATCGTCAGGATACTTATATTTCTGAGCCTTATGTATCGATGGCGACAGGTCATCTTTGTATTACCTATTCCCGGGTATTTAATCTGACTAATGGGAAGTATGTGCTTTGTGTAGACTTTCTTGATGGAATTGAAGTTGATGAGAGAAAAGAATAA
- a CDS encoding glycogen/starch/alpha-glucan phosphorylase produces the protein MKELPNAAIENFKNEFLQKIAEVSGECLEESSPLDQYTALGEIVMEKTASYWATTSSQYASNPHKRVYLFSIEFLIGRLLKSYLASLDMESVVEAAFTELGLDYQKVLELEADPGLGNGGLGRLMACFLESSATLGFPFHGNGIHYKHGLFKQQIINGEQVEIADNWLENGYPFEIRKPRESVIIKFYGQVRTEKIKGQLTFVYDNYEAIQAVPYDIPVKGYRNKTVNSLRLWSAEPLEEFDLSRFNEGQFLDAVRHKSEAEAISQILYPNDDQFSGKELRLKQEYFFVSAGLKRIITRYKRFNHDCLDEFPDKICIHINDTHPALCGPELMRILMDEEGLSWDDSWRITVNALSFTNHTVLPEALEKWPVDMMCHLLPRIYMIIEEINRRFIETLTEQGDLDDAKIQSLSIISDSQVNMAHLSIVCSRSVNGVAALHSKILREETFKNFYEIYPERFHSVTNGVTPRRFLINSNKNLCQLINASIGKEWITDLYHLEELLTFSQNSDFRKKFTAIKQENKEKLAAYINTQQGLIINPDSIFDIQVKRIHEYKRQLLNALHILHLYNTIKDNPNGNYYPRTFIFAGKAAPGYYFAKEVIKLINAIANLVNNDPIVSKFLKVVFLANFNVSLGEIIYPAANVSEQISTAGKEASGTGNMKFMMNGAVTVGTMDGANIEIYESVGPENIFTFGLSDDQVAHYYATGDYHSIDTYKADDRLQRILNQLIDHTLGKSLNFQMIYDSLLLYNDHYFVLKDFDSYAKTHEKILTTYVDQDAWFKMSLTNVAKSGLFSSDRSIRDYQRDIWETL, from the coding sequence ATGAAAGAACTACCGAATGCTGCTATTGAAAATTTTAAGAATGAATTTTTGCAAAAAATTGCCGAGGTTTCCGGTGAGTGTCTGGAAGAATCCTCTCCTCTTGATCAATATACGGCCCTGGGGGAAATTGTGATGGAGAAAACAGCATCCTATTGGGCCACAACCTCTTCCCAATATGCTTCAAACCCTCATAAACGTGTCTATCTGTTTTCGATTGAATTCCTGATTGGTCGGCTTCTAAAATCCTATCTGGCCAGCCTTGATATGGAATCAGTCGTCGAAGCTGCATTTACTGAACTTGGTCTGGATTATCAGAAAGTACTGGAGCTGGAAGCCGACCCTGGTCTTGGCAACGGCGGACTGGGACGACTTATGGCCTGTTTTCTTGAATCTTCTGCAACCCTTGGTTTTCCCTTTCACGGCAATGGCATTCATTATAAGCATGGTCTTTTTAAACAACAGATCATCAATGGTGAACAGGTCGAAATTGCAGATAACTGGCTGGAAAACGGTTATCCCTTCGAGATTAGAAAACCGCGAGAATCTGTCATCATCAAGTTTTACGGTCAGGTTCGCACAGAAAAAATCAAGGGTCAGCTAACCTTTGTCTATGATAATTACGAAGCCATCCAGGCCGTTCCCTATGACATCCCAGTTAAAGGATATCGCAACAAAACCGTTAATTCCCTGCGCTTATGGAGTGCTGAACCCTTAGAGGAGTTTGATCTTTCCCGCTTCAATGAAGGTCAGTTTCTCGATGCCGTCCGCCATAAATCTGAAGCTGAAGCAATCAGCCAGATTCTTTACCCCAATGATGACCAGTTTAGCGGCAAGGAATTACGCCTCAAGCAGGAATACTTCTTTGTCTCAGCTGGACTTAAACGGATCATTACCAGATATAAACGCTTTAACCATGACTGTCTTGATGAGTTCCCGGACAAAATCTGCATCCATATCAATGATACCCATCCCGCTTTGTGCGGGCCGGAATTGATGCGGATTTTAATGGATGAAGAGGGCTTAAGCTGGGATGATTCCTGGCGCATTACTGTTAACGCCCTAAGCTTTACCAACCATACAGTTTTGCCGGAAGCCCTTGAAAAATGGCCGGTTGATATGATGTGTCATCTGCTTCCCCGAATTTATATGATCATCGAAGAAATAAACCGTCGCTTTATTGAAACCCTGACTGAACAGGGCGACCTTGACGATGCAAAAATCCAGTCACTTTCAATTATTTCTGATTCCCAGGTTAATATGGCCCATTTAAGTATCGTCTGCAGCCGTTCAGTTAATGGCGTTGCCGCTCTTCACAGCAAGATTCTGCGCGAGGAAACCTTTAAAAACTTTTATGAAATCTACCCGGAACGATTCCACTCTGTCACTAACGGCGTCACGCCCAGGCGGTTTCTGATCAACAGCAACAAAAATCTTTGCCAGCTGATTAACGCATCAATTGGCAAAGAATGGATTACGGATCTCTATCATCTTGAAGAACTTTTGACCTTTTCTCAAAATTCAGATTTCAGAAAAAAATTTACTGCCATTAAACAAGAGAATAAGGAGAAACTGGCTGCTTATATCAATACCCAGCAAGGCCTGATTATTAATCCAGACTCCATTTTTGACATCCAGGTCAAGCGGATTCACGAATACAAGCGTCAACTATTAAATGCCCTTCACATTCTTCACCTGTATAACACGATCAAAGACAACCCAAATGGAAATTATTATCCCAGAACCTTTATTTTTGCGGGAAAAGCCGCCCCTGGCTATTATTTTGCCAAAGAAGTCATTAAATTGATCAACGCCATTGCCAACCTGGTTAACAATGATCCCATTGTCAGCAAATTTTTAAAGGTTGTCTTTCTTGCTAACTTTAATGTTAGTCTTGGTGAGATCATTTATCCGGCAGCGAATGTCTCAGAACAGATTTCAACCGCTGGAAAAGAAGCCTCCGGTACCGGCAATATGAAATTCATGATGAACGGAGCTGTAACCGTTGGTACAATGGATGGGGCCAATATTGAAATTTATGAATCAGTCGGTCCCGAAAACATTTTTACTTTTGGTCTGAGCGATGATCAGGTTGCCCATTACTATGCCACTGGTGACTATCACTCCATAGATACTTATAAAGCCGATGACCGTCTGCAACGAATTCTAAATCAGCTCATTGATCATACCTTAGGCAAATCTTTAAATTTTCAAATGATCTACGATTCACTGCTTTTATATAATGATCATTATTTTGTCCTTAAAGACTTTGATTCCTATGCTAAAACACACGAAAAAATATTAACCACTTACGTCGATCAGGATGCCTGGTTTAAAATGTCATTAACCAATGTTGCCAAATCCGGCCTGTTTTCCAGCGACCGTTCGATTCGGGATTATCAGCGGGATATTTGGGAAACTTTATAA